A single window of Microcoleus sp. FACHB-68 DNA harbors:
- a CDS encoding DUF1349 domain-containing protein: MKWYNEPPAWNVEEDKITVTSGRKTDFWRETHYGFIRDNGHFFYQEITGDFIIEVKVNGEYQDLYDQAGIMVRLDEANWLKCGIEFVEGVQQISAVVTRDYSDWSVVPAPQNPASIWLRLTRRGTAVEIHYSFDGKEYTMLRLAYLTPAQTLTAGVMCASPEGHGFPITFEKLKIENL, translated from the coding sequence ATGAAATGGTATAATGAACCACCGGCTTGGAATGTAGAAGAAGATAAGATCACTGTTACTTCTGGAAGGAAAACAGATTTTTGGCGCGAGACTCACTACGGCTTTATTAGAGATAACGGCCACTTTTTTTACCAGGAAATTACCGGAGACTTTATTATTGAAGTCAAAGTTAACGGAGAATATCAAGACCTGTACGATCAAGCCGGCATCATGGTACGGTTGGATGAAGCAAACTGGTTAAAATGTGGCATTGAATTTGTTGAAGGTGTACAGCAAATCAGCGCTGTCGTCACAAGAGATTACTCGGATTGGTCTGTAGTGCCGGCACCACAAAATCCCGCTTCAATATGGTTGCGCCTCACCCGACGTGGCACAGCAGTCGAGATCCACTACTCTTTCGATGGAAAAGAATACACCATGCTGAGGCTAGCCTATTTAACACCGGCACAAACCCTAACCGCCGGCGTGATGTGCGCCTCCCCAGAAGGACATGGGTTCCCCATTACCTTTGAAAAATTAAAAATTGAGAATTTGTGA
- a CDS encoding class I SAM-dependent methyltransferase gives MNTQRNLRSDLYSAFYQTDTSEVIEFVQWLAAAYDILEPVKILDIGCGTGRMLREFGTMGWETVGMEPDPDYITQALLVAEEFKNVTVLPEGFAGIHGTEEFNIIAAINGPFSYLVKIEDRIDTLRRMFQALKPGGLLFLDLANFLWILNNFKDRTARTATRDGKTINLVVHHFANFHNCIFTSEELFFWDDPEEGQVRINETHNFGIISLHELLYFLETQGFTKIQTYNSYKARKNEKVTGSRLMISAKKPN, from the coding sequence ATGAACACTCAACGCAACTTACGAAGTGATCTGTATTCAGCATTTTATCAAACTGATACATCTGAAGTTATTGAATTTGTGCAATGGTTAGCCGCTGCTTATGATATTTTGGAGCCGGTAAAGATTCTTGATATTGGCTGCGGGACTGGTCGAATGCTGCGTGAGTTTGGCACAATGGGTTGGGAAACAGTCGGAATGGAACCCGACCCAGATTATATTACACAAGCCTTACTTGTCGCAGAAGAATTTAAAAATGTTACTGTCCTGCCTGAAGGGTTTGCCGGCATTCATGGAACAGAAGAATTTAATATAATTGCAGCCATTAATGGCCCTTTTTCTTATTTGGTTAAAATTGAAGATCGAATTGATACCCTGCGGCGGATGTTTCAAGCATTGAAGCCAGGAGGTCTTTTATTTCTCGATCTCGCTAACTTCTTGTGGATTTTGAATAACTTTAAAGATCGTACAGCAAGAACAGCAACAAGAGATGGGAAAACCATCAATTTAGTTGTGCATCATTTCGCAAATTTCCATAACTGTATTTTTACGTCTGAAGAATTGTTTTTTTGGGACGATCCGGAAGAAGGGCAAGTAAGAATTAATGAAACTCATAATTTTGGAATAATTTCCCTCCATGAACTTCTGTATTTTCTTGAAACCCAAGGATTCACGAAAATCCAAACTTACAATAGTTACAAAGCGCGAAAAAATGAAAAAGTTACAGGTTCGCGATTAATGATTTCTGCCAAAAAACCGAATTAG
- the ureE gene encoding urease accessory protein UreE has translation MLTLTQRLPANPGAIVMLTLALTAEERSRSRYRLETPEFSVSLQLPRGTVLRDGDLLQPANSEQFVRVVAKPEPVYTVSGKTPLDLLRAAYHLGNRHVPLEITPTYLKLAPDPVLHSMLEQLGVEVRQEVSPFQPEAGAYGHSH, from the coding sequence ATGTTAACGCTCACACAACGGTTGCCGGCGAACCCAGGGGCGATTGTAATGTTAACCCTTGCTCTCACAGCCGAGGAACGCTCTCGCAGCCGCTACCGGCTAGAAACGCCTGAGTTTTCAGTGTCGCTTCAACTGCCACGAGGGACGGTGTTACGCGATGGCGATCTTTTGCAACCGGCAAATAGTGAGCAGTTCGTGCGAGTTGTGGCCAAACCAGAGCCGGTGTACACTGTGAGCGGTAAAACTCCCTTGGATCTATTGCGTGCTGCCTATCATTTGGGCAATCGTCATGTGCCCTTAGAAATCACACCCACTTATTTAAAATTAGCACCCGATCCGGTATTGCACTCAATGCTAGAGCAACTAGGGGTTGAGGTGCGGCAGGAAGTATCACCCTTTCAGCCGGAAGCCGGTGCTTATGGGCATAGTCATTGA
- a CDS encoding urease subunit beta, with translation MIPGEIITQEGEIELNSGRTTVRLPVANTGDRPIQVGSHFHFYEVNEALNFERETARGMRLNIPAGTAVRFEPGDEKEVELVSFAGSRQVYGFNSKINGYLS, from the coding sequence ATGATTCCAGGGGAAATTATTACACAAGAGGGAGAAATTGAATTAAATTCAGGACGTACCACCGTGCGGTTACCAGTTGCGAACACCGGCGATCGTCCCATTCAAGTGGGTTCCCACTTCCACTTTTATGAAGTGAATGAAGCTTTAAATTTTGAACGTGAAACCGCACGAGGAATGCGCCTTAATATTCCTGCCGGCACAGCAGTTCGTTTTGAACCTGGGGATGAAAAAGAAGTTGAATTAGTCTCCTTTGCCGGCAGCCGCCAAGTCTACGGCTTCAACAGCAAAATTAATGGATATTTGTCATAA
- a CDS encoding Coq4 family protein yields MLPKLQAFNLDFLTTLKGVVSILRDPTQTDSVYDIEDGLRHTKATQLAVDYVKSKPEVAQIIQERYLAPSPDLDALLKYPENSLGYAYASYIKEAGFDPNFYRKLAVEDDASYIVLRIRQTHDIWHIVTDFSVDVVGELGLKAFELAQTRRTMSAILLAGGLLSTLFKAPEGLDSLLDRIAVGYRMGAKAKPFLAQKWEEHWDKPLSEWRKELGVEPMSVYVP; encoded by the coding sequence ATGCTACCCAAGTTACAAGCATTTAATTTAGATTTTTTGACTACCTTAAAAGGAGTGGTTTCTATATTAAGAGATCCCACTCAAACCGACTCTGTTTATGATATAGAAGATGGACTGCGTCATACCAAAGCCACTCAACTAGCAGTCGATTATGTCAAATCTAAGCCTGAAGTTGCCCAGATTATTCAAGAACGATATCTTGCCCCATCTCCAGATTTGGATGCTTTACTAAAATATCCCGAAAACTCCTTGGGATATGCCTACGCATCTTATATCAAAGAAGCGGGATTCGATCCTAACTTCTATCGCAAGCTAGCAGTTGAAGATGACGCGAGCTACATCGTTTTACGCATCCGGCAAACCCATGATATTTGGCATATCGTGACAGATTTCTCTGTCGATGTTGTGGGAGAATTAGGACTGAAAGCTTTTGAACTTGCTCAAACGCGTAGAACCATGTCAGCTATCTTATTAGCTGGTGGTTTATTGAGTACCCTATTCAAAGCGCCAGAAGGATTGGATAGTTTGCTAGATCGCATTGCAGTGGGATATAGAATGGGAGCAAAAGCAAAACCCTTTTTAGCCCAAAAGTGGGAAGAACATTGGGATAAACCTCTATCAGAATGGAGGAAGGAATTAGGTGTTGAGCCGATGTCAGTTTATGTTCCCTAG
- a CDS encoding Npun_R2479 family HD domain-containing metalloprotein translates to MLNATELLISAFVEKLQGGYKRTYGGYKPDYADIIAWAGNMALENIANSDALYHNVEHTILVTLVGQEILRGKHIREGGVSCEDWLHFTISLLCHDIGYVKGVCRQDKDAERLYATGIDGKLVNLPLGSTDASLTPYHVDRGKLFINERFGGHLLIDAEVIKNNIELTRFPVPKDEDHQDTINYPGLVRAADLIGQLSDPRYLQKISALYYEFVETGQDKILGYRHPGDLRKNYPKFYWNVVYPYIQDALLYLDLTQEGKQIIANLYANVFRVEHETPSPEKVAVAA, encoded by the coding sequence ATGCTTAATGCCACAGAACTCCTGATAAGCGCCTTTGTTGAAAAATTGCAGGGTGGCTACAAACGCACCTACGGCGGGTACAAGCCAGACTATGCAGATATTATTGCCTGGGCCGGCAACATGGCCTTGGAAAATATCGCAAACAGCGACGCCCTCTATCACAACGTCGAACATACAATCTTAGTCACCTTAGTCGGGCAGGAAATTTTGCGGGGCAAGCACATCCGTGAAGGGGGTGTTTCCTGTGAAGACTGGCTGCACTTCACCATCTCTTTGTTATGCCACGACATTGGATATGTTAAAGGTGTTTGCCGGCAAGACAAAGATGCAGAAAGGTTATACGCCACCGGCATAGATGGCAAATTAGTGAACTTGCCACTCGGATCGACCGATGCCAGTCTCACACCTTATCATGTGGATCGGGGCAAACTTTTTATTAACGAAAGGTTTGGGGGACACCTGCTAATAGATGCTGAGGTGATCAAGAATAATATTGAACTCACCCGTTTCCCCGTTCCCAAAGATGAAGATCATCAAGACACTATCAACTATCCCGGACTGGTTCGCGCTGCGGATCTGATCGGTCAGTTAAGCGATCCGCGTTACCTCCAAAAGATAAGCGCTCTTTACTACGAATTTGTAGAAACCGGCCAGGATAAAATCTTGGGATATCGTCATCCAGGAGATTTACGGAAGAACTACCCGAAGTTTTACTGGAACGTTGTGTATCCTTACATTCAGGACGCACTTCTTTATTTAGACCTCACGCAAGAGGGAAAACAAATTATCGCTAACCTCTATGCGAATGTATTTCGGGTGGAACATGAAACGCCGTCGCCAGAAAAGGTGGCCGTTGCTGCCTAG
- a CDS encoding DJ-1/PfpI family protein, whose protein sequence is MKVAFIIYQGMTVLDFVGIYDPIIRLKTMSFMPELSWEICAISPEVSDENGLRLLPTKINESLQGYDLIIVPGGVGAHLQKLISTTHFIEWLRTAQSTPLKTSVCTGSLLLGEAGFLKGKKATTHPNAYNELKKYCESVVPERIVDEGDVITARGVTSSIDLGLYLCEKLAGSEVKEKIRQQIDYQQVIEEKNEHSTQLTK, encoded by the coding sequence ATGAAGGTTGCATTTATTATTTATCAAGGCATGACTGTTTTGGATTTTGTTGGCATTTACGACCCAATTATTCGCCTTAAAACAATGAGTTTTATGCCTGAATTATCCTGGGAGATTTGCGCGATTTCTCCAGAAGTGAGTGATGAAAATGGGTTGCGGCTTTTACCCACAAAAATCAACGAATCTCTGCAAGGATATGATTTAATTATTGTCCCTGGTGGAGTTGGAGCGCATTTACAAAAATTAATTAGCACAACTCATTTTATTGAATGGCTGAGAACGGCACAAAGCACCCCTTTAAAAACTTCAGTCTGTACGGGATCTCTTTTGTTAGGTGAAGCCGGCTTTTTAAAAGGAAAGAAAGCAACCACCCATCCCAATGCTTACAATGAACTGAAAAAATATTGTGAATCTGTTGTTCCAGAAAGAATCGTTGATGAAGGAGATGTGATTACAGCAAGAGGCGTAACTTCATCCATTGATTTAGGATTATATTTGTGTGAAAAGCTTGCCGGCAGCGAAGTCAAAGAAAAAATTCGTCAGCAGATAGACTATCAACAAGTTATTGAAGAAAAAAATGAACACTCAACGCAACTTACGAAGTGA